A window from Malania oleifera isolate guangnan ecotype guangnan chromosome 7, ASM2987363v1, whole genome shotgun sequence encodes these proteins:
- the LOC131160832 gene encoding uncharacterized protein LOC131160832 has product MGSVDLIQAKNWIEEIEKILDVLNCTKKQKVAFATFKLTGKAERLWKLVKMLEEHRLTPMVLMWARFKDIFFEWYFLTTVKNAKMEEFISLEQGQLSVQQYVAKFQELSHFASFMIPDEAKKAWKFQRGLKKEIRKQTVIWQMQDFATLVDKATIAEESLQEDLEVQVPKKRLAPPSSSSSSRWGNWKKTNSGVS; this is encoded by the coding sequence ATGGGGAGTGTGGATTTGATTCAGGCAAAGAATTGGATcgaggagattgagaagattctaGATGTCTTGAACTGCACTAAGAAGCAAAAGGTAGCCTTTGCGACGTTCAAGCTGACGGGCAAAGCAGAGAGGTTGTGGAAGTTAGTTAAGATGCTTGAAGAGCATCGACTTACTCCTATGGTTCTAATGTGGGCTCGGTTCAAAGATATATTCTTTGAATGGTATTTtctaaccacggtaaaaaatgccaagatggaggaattcataaGTCTGGAACAAGGGCAGCTATCAGTTCAGCAGTATGTTGCCAAATTCCAGGAGCTATCCCATTTTGCTTCATTCATGATTCCGGACGAGgcaaagaaggcttggaagtttcagaggggctTGAAGAAGGAGATTAGGAAGCAGACTGTGATTTGGCAGATGCAGGACTTTGCTACTTTGGTAGATAAAGCCACCATAGCAGAAGAAAGCCTGCAGGAGGACCTTGAGGTTCAGGTTCCAAAGAAGAGGCTAGCGCCTCCTAGTTCATCCTCTAGCTCAAGGTGGGGTAACTGGAAGAAGACCAACAGTGGTGTTTCTTAG